The Glycine max cultivar Williams 82 chromosome 12, Glycine_max_v4.0, whole genome shotgun sequence genome window below encodes:
- the LOC100818951 gene encoding probable pinoresinol-lariciresinol reductase 3 — protein sequence MEKSKILVIGATGNLGYDLAEANLKFCHPTFALVGDSAFSDPIKAQELPFSKVRWKMTEAVRLVDVVICSVSARETLHQKLLIRFIKQVGSIKVIIHVIE from the exons ATGGAGAAGAGCAAAATTTTGGTTATTGGGGCGACAGGAAATTTGGGTTATGATTTAGCGGAAGCAAACCTCAAGTTTTGTCATCCAACATTTGCTCTTGTTGGAGACTCTGCTTTCTCTGACCCCATCAAAGCCCAGGAGCTACCATTCTCAAA GGTTCGCTGGAAGATGACTGAGGCTGTGAGGTTAGTAGACGTGGTCATTTGTTCCGTTTCAGCCAGAGAGACTCTGCATCAAAAGCTTCTTATCCGTTTCATCAAACAAGTTGGCTCTATCAAGGTCATCATCCAT GTTATAGAGTGA
- the LOC100815751 gene encoding transcription factor bHLH63 isoform X2, whose product MLHCLNTSCSDITVLERQREATIKCQNHQPPYLTDFNAVFPSSSSSSSSSSSSSHSQGLLMMCSDSSLGQVLTHSVKPDPGVWPEFGFLPAISRTCSRDGDLVSPKENMASGKENAKKRKPQNSKVVAEIDNNKDKDKRVKVTGEEGESKVTEHHTRNKNAKSNANKNNRETSADTSKGSEVQNQKPDYIHVRARRGQATDSHSLAERVRREKISERMKYLQDLIPGCNKVAGKAGMLDEIINYVQSLQRQVEFLSMKLAAVNPRLDFNIDELFAKEVFPSCAQSFPNIGIPSDMSISNNPSYLQFNSAQQLVSCCGGLINSMGISPPNMGLRTNIISTSTVPLPETFLDSSCFAQILPSSNWEGGDFQSLYNVAFDQGRTASFPPQPFTGLVEASNLKMEM is encoded by the exons ATGTTGCATTGTCTCAACACTTCCTGTTCGGACATCACAGTCTTGGAAAGACAACGGGAAGCAACCATCAAGTGCCAGAACCACCAACCACCCTACTTAACGGACTTTAACGCCgtcttcccttcttcttcttcttcttcttcttcttcctcttcttcttctcatagTCAGGGCTTGCTCATGATGTGCTCGGATTCCTCGCTCGGCCAGGTCCTAACTCACTCCGTCAAACCCGATCCGGGCGTCTGGCCCGAATTCGGTTTTCTACCCGCCATTTCGAGAACTTGTAGCAGAGACGGAGACTTGGTTTCGCCCAAGGAAAACATGGCCAGTGGGAAAGAAAATGCTAAGAAGAGAAAGCCTCAGAACTCCAAG gtTGTTGCGGAGATTGATAATAACAAGGACAAGGACAAGAGAGTCAAAGTAACTGGCGAGGAAGGAGAATCCAAAGTAACCGAGCACCATACCAGAAACAAGAATGCCAAATCCAACGCAAATAAGAACAACAGAGAAACCTCTGCGGACACTTCCAAAGGCTCCGAGGTTCAAAATCAGAAACCAGACTACATTCATGTCCGAGCGCGTCGTGGACAAGCCACGGATAGTCATAGCTTAGCTGAAAGA GTAAGGAGGGAGAAGATTAGCGAGAGAATGAAGTATTTGCAAGATTTAATACCGGGTTGCAACAAAGTTGCAGGGAAAGCTGGAATGCTTGATGAAATTATTAACTATGTTCAGTCTCTTCAACGCCAAGTTGAG TTCTTGTCAATGAAATTAGCGGCTGTAAACCCAAGGCTTGACTTCAACATTGACGAACTGTTTGCCAAAGAG GTGTTTCCTTCTTGTGCTCAAAGTTTTCCAAACATAGGGATTCCCTCAGATATGAGTATTAGTAACAACCCTTCGTATCTTCAGTTCAATTCAGCGCAGCAACTTGTATCGTGCTGTGGTGGATTAATAAACAGCATGGGAATAAGCCCTCCCAACATGGGACTCCGAACGAACATTATTAGTACTAGCACTGTACCTTTGCCCGAAACTTTTCTTGACTCTTCCTGTTTCGCT CAAATTCTACCCTCCTCAAATTGGGAAGGTGGTGATTTCCAAAGCCTTTACAACGTTGCTTTTGATCAAGGGCGAACAGCATCTTTTCCCCCTCAGCCATTTACAG GTCTAGTTGAAGCTAGCAATCTAAAAATGGAGATGTAA
- the LOC100815751 gene encoding transcription factor bHLH63 isoform X1 has product MLHCLNTSCSDITVLERQREATIKCQNHQPPYLTDFNAVFPSSSSSSSSSSSSSHSQGLLMMCSDSSLGQVLTHSVKPDPGVWPEFGFLPAISRTCSRDGDLVSPKENMASGKENAKKRKPQNSKVVVAEIDNNKDKDKRVKVTGEEGESKVTEHHTRNKNAKSNANKNNRETSADTSKGSEVQNQKPDYIHVRARRGQATDSHSLAERVRREKISERMKYLQDLIPGCNKVAGKAGMLDEIINYVQSLQRQVEFLSMKLAAVNPRLDFNIDELFAKEVFPSCAQSFPNIGIPSDMSISNNPSYLQFNSAQQLVSCCGGLINSMGISPPNMGLRTNIISTSTVPLPETFLDSSCFAQILPSSNWEGGDFQSLYNVAFDQGRTASFPPQPFTGLVEASNLKMEM; this is encoded by the exons ATGTTGCATTGTCTCAACACTTCCTGTTCGGACATCACAGTCTTGGAAAGACAACGGGAAGCAACCATCAAGTGCCAGAACCACCAACCACCCTACTTAACGGACTTTAACGCCgtcttcccttcttcttcttcttcttcttcttcttcctcttcttcttctcatagTCAGGGCTTGCTCATGATGTGCTCGGATTCCTCGCTCGGCCAGGTCCTAACTCACTCCGTCAAACCCGATCCGGGCGTCTGGCCCGAATTCGGTTTTCTACCCGCCATTTCGAGAACTTGTAGCAGAGACGGAGACTTGGTTTCGCCCAAGGAAAACATGGCCAGTGGGAAAGAAAATGCTAAGAAGAGAAAGCCTCAGAACTCCAAGGTA gtTGTTGCGGAGATTGATAATAACAAGGACAAGGACAAGAGAGTCAAAGTAACTGGCGAGGAAGGAGAATCCAAAGTAACCGAGCACCATACCAGAAACAAGAATGCCAAATCCAACGCAAATAAGAACAACAGAGAAACCTCTGCGGACACTTCCAAAGGCTCCGAGGTTCAAAATCAGAAACCAGACTACATTCATGTCCGAGCGCGTCGTGGACAAGCCACGGATAGTCATAGCTTAGCTGAAAGA GTAAGGAGGGAGAAGATTAGCGAGAGAATGAAGTATTTGCAAGATTTAATACCGGGTTGCAACAAAGTTGCAGGGAAAGCTGGAATGCTTGATGAAATTATTAACTATGTTCAGTCTCTTCAACGCCAAGTTGAG TTCTTGTCAATGAAATTAGCGGCTGTAAACCCAAGGCTTGACTTCAACATTGACGAACTGTTTGCCAAAGAG GTGTTTCCTTCTTGTGCTCAAAGTTTTCCAAACATAGGGATTCCCTCAGATATGAGTATTAGTAACAACCCTTCGTATCTTCAGTTCAATTCAGCGCAGCAACTTGTATCGTGCTGTGGTGGATTAATAAACAGCATGGGAATAAGCCCTCCCAACATGGGACTCCGAACGAACATTATTAGTACTAGCACTGTACCTTTGCCCGAAACTTTTCTTGACTCTTCCTGTTTCGCT CAAATTCTACCCTCCTCAAATTGGGAAGGTGGTGATTTCCAAAGCCTTTACAACGTTGCTTTTGATCAAGGGCGAACAGCATCTTTTCCCCCTCAGCCATTTACAG GTCTAGTTGAAGCTAGCAATCTAAAAATGGAGATGTAA